The genomic interval AGAATGGGGAATTGCCACTTAGGCAATCACTTTGTACAAGCCTGCAATGCACAACAAGAATATTTACCAtgtttttcttcattattgaatataaatatataatgaaaGATAAGCCTTCCTTTGATTGACATGCATCAGAATTTAGTTATGGTTACTAACAGCCTCTCAAGTAGTTGACCAGAAACATTACGTTTTGCTAAAGGCTAAATCTATGGTGCAAAAATCATCTGACAAGCGAAGTGTCTGGAAGAGGGAAAAATGACAAATAGCTTAAGAGTTGAGAGACCATTTGAGTTTGAAACACTTgagtttgaaataaaattgtgtGATCTAATTAACTTCAATAAAGTTTGGCTAAAGTGATTGTAAGTAGTAAATGTTAGAGAAAGGGAgggagaaaagagagaaaagaaagagaaaaagaaactaattGTTACCAAAATACAGCACAGGGTACATCCCTGTAGTCTGGTTTGCAGGGTTGTCCACCAAAAACAGTTTTCTGCAGGAAGTGTAACAATATAATATTTCAGAATGACATACGATAATTAACATGCATGCCAAAAAGAGAGCccaaataaaaactaaaatttcaaataatattaaattgaaagaaTGCACATGAAAAACGTACTGCAAAGCATGTTCCCTCCATCAAGGCGACAGGGGTAAGATTCATTCGATTAGTTACATCACCAACAGCCCATATACTAGGTACGTTTGTGCGTGAGTTCTCGTCCACCTGCAAGAAAATCAGGGGGGAAGACATCGCTGATATTatgattcaaataatttacCCACTCCTTTTCTTAACAGATCAGCATTGCAACCATTTCATGCAATCTTTGAGTCTTGCACCATATATAGCAATAAACACTATGGATATACTCAGAACAACTATAATTAACAAACCAGCTATTGTCTGTTTTGTGAcctcaaaagattttttcttttttaaaaaaaaaaattgcagttCCGCATTAGAATTAGTTGTTCACACTGCATGGAGCCAGCTCAGGGCTCAAAACACAGAAAAAGGAACTGCTGGATAAAATTTCAGAGTTAAATAATTCAGAATAACAGATAAACAAACAGATGCATGaggaaaaatgaattggatcaGTCACAAACATTGAATAAAGCAAAAGGAATATCAGAAGAGTAAGGAAGTGACCTTCACAGCTCCTGTTTGATCAACTTCCACACCAACAGCTTTCAAATTCAACCTTTTTGTATTAGGTGCCCTGCCTGTTAAATGCAAAAGTTTACTGATATTTTCTAGAAACAAGTTAAACAaactttttcttgttctttcctttttttgatttttctgaAAAGCCACTTTCATGTTTGAGTGAATTTATGTGACAGTACAGGACATACAGATAAAAAGAACATTAATGCAAGGGAGGTCAGCAGCACTCcccatttttgtaaaattcataaacttgaaaatacATGGAActtcatttaaaaagaaaatttgggtAATCCAAAAAGGAATGTCCGCATACAGCAATGAAAATTTAACTGGATACTAGGATAACCAATTCAAtcactttttttcattttaaggTAGTACAGACTTTGGCTTACTTCACTGAAAGAACAATAAGCAGAAAGACATGCACACCAAAGATCTAATTTTTGGCCgtcctaaaaaagaaatgctgTTATGCACATAAGGAGAtgatacatatatatgtacaaAAGCATGTGAATATGTGTGTATAGGGTGGGAGAGGACTTAGTCAAACATCCGTGAAACAAATGCCATCAGGAAGATGATAATGTTTGTGAGCATGGGCATGTTTCATAAGTAAAGTGAAAGGAGAGAGGACACTTTGCGaataaaatgaggaaaaaaccTGACAGATGAATACATGAAGAAAAGGCCAGAATCTTCAAAATGGAAAGGTAATAACAAGCCTACTTTAGAATGagcattgaagaattgttCAGATGTATTTCTACTCCTATATGTGAAGGTACTTACCAGTGGCAAAGAGTACAACATCTGCAACAATCTCTTCACCATGATCTGTAATAACTTTTATACTCTCCTCTGACTTAATCAACTGAAGATTAGATATTGCTATCAGCATAAgatcatattaaataaataaaaagtataatATTAAGAAGATGATAACAAATGACAAAATccttagaaaaataaacaggAGCCTAGTGAATCAAGAGAATTCCAATAAGTACCTCCTTTATGGTAGTCCTCGGGTGCAAATTAATTCCCCTCCCTTCCAGATTTCTGGCAACTACTGCCCgcatttcatcatcaaaccCTCTGCAGACGACAAAGTAAAGAGTGTTGGAAACAAAAAGTTCAGACAGAATATCCTTATAACAAGAAGGAATGGAAGGGCCAGACTCAGTAAGAAATACTCTCATGATATAGGAAATGAAAAAGCAAGTCTATAACTTCTAATTATCATCCAAAATATaagattggaaaaaaaaaaaagctactgTTTTatttcagtaaaaaaaaattaaaggaaacagTTCAGAAAAAGGCAAAGGGAAAGTGCCCGTTGTCAATTGCATACCCATTACATTTATTCACAAGCTAAACAATATGTGGGCTCTCCACTATGAGGCcaaaaaacaaagaatattttgaaactCAGCTATCAAATAAACACCACCTTACTCTGACATGGTTCACATCTCCATTCATAAGGATTGGTAAGTTTGCAATGCCAGGGGCTAACTACATCAATCAGTGCAAAGATAACTTAACAATTTCACAAAAAGAGGTTACATTTTCTACATGTCCTGattcattcaaaattttgccaaTAACAAGATATAGTATGATCCAAAGTTCCAACTGGCCAGACCCACTGAATACCAAAGCAAGAAATTAAGATACCacagtaaattttgaattcataTTTCTGAATAAGAGCATAGTGCACCTTGTAACTAATACTAAAAGACAATCAATCTAAGTTCACTGCTAACTTCTAAGATTGAGGGCCTGGCATCAGAGTGAAAATGAACATAAGCATGAAAAATAACCTTAATGGAAGTTCCTTTCTAAATAATAGATCCACAGTAGAACCCATCCCTCGCCATATGGAAGCAAACTCAACAGCAATGTACCTACATAACATGAGAGGATAATCATCTAAGATTATCAACAGGCCAAGTGAATGCaactaaaaattgtaaaagaaacAGACAAAAACAGACTAAGGGAGAGTAGTCTCACCCTCCACCAAGCACCACAGCACGCTTGGGTAATTCTTCCAAGCTCAATGCCTCGTCAGAGGTTATAGCCAGCTCCTAAAAATTCAAAGGCAAAGGATGAATGAATgaagagaggaaaaaagagTCTGCAATGCCAATATCTAAGTCATTAAGCAATAAATAGTTTTGTCTGGATCATagaattaaattgaatatttcAAACAGAAGTCACAACTAAGGaacaatgaataaaaaaaaatgatctgCTACCCATCAAACTAGAAAGATTTTCACAAGTGCAgaaaatgatgcaaaaaaTATGGGAAAAAAACAATATGACTTAGATCAGATTGAGATAACCGGAAACTGAAGCTGACTGAACAGAATAATATgttaaaagagagagagacagaaaGAAACGTAGTTTCACTCTTAGCTCACCTACAGTAGTTCTTGTGGGCCTGTTGCTAGAACtaagatttacaaattttcctTTATGCACCAGCTTAGCTGAAATCATTCAGCTACTGATATCTAAATTTAAAGTAAGTTGCTGActgaagagaaaaaatttctgGCCACTAGCACACACAGTTACATGACCGCATTACTACAGTACAAGTGTAGCATAGCTTGCCAGAAATTCCTCACATGAATCATCCAGTATGACCAGAACAAGGTTTGATAATATAGATATGAGTGATTCAGTGTACACACATAATTCATCCAATTTCCTTCAACAACTTGTGTACAGATGCTTCCTCCAAAAATACTTCAGAAGAACAAACGTTAAGCCTGACTTCTGATGGTGCAAAAATGCAATTTCATAGAACAAACTGAACTGGTTTCTATATATCAGAAAATTCCAAAGCTTATAGCTTTTATTTATTCGCGACAGAGGCAATAGATCCTTAATGACATCGCAAAAACTAACATATACACTGATAATAATCACTTCGCATTTTAAACCTACTTGTAATACGTGAAAAAGCAGCCAGCATGAATATTGtgatgaattaattttcaatcatGCGATATCTGAAAACCAAAAGATTACCTGGCCAGGAATAGGAGCACGTTGAGCCCTACTTCCAGTTGCGATCAATATGTGCTTTGCTGAGTAACTTAACTTAGTGCCATCTAGTTGTGTGACCTCAACTTCATTTGGACCAACTATCTTTCCCTCCCCTTCATATAATTTTACCCCAGCATTAGATAATAATCGCTTGTAAATTCCATTTAGTCTGAGTATTTCATCTGTCtgcaatttcaaaaaataagaaaaattagcaATCAAAACATACAAAAACGAAGAGTAATTCTACATCCATGTGTTAATCtgacttattaaaaaaaaaagtaaaaattaaccaaaaaaattcttaaagtAGAGGTAGGGAAAAAAATGCGAGCTAAAATAAAGTATAAAATAGGCAGTTTTGTAAGAGAAACTTTCTGACTAACACTAATATGACTCATTTACCCCAAACATAATAGCTGAACCATAAATGAActgaaaaaaaaggaacaactACATTCTGTAAACTTAATGCCAATCCATTCCTCAAAACCCATGAGATGTACATTCTTGTAGCATaaggggggggaggggggggaggggggggtgtgtgtaaaaaaaaaagtttgtctttttttttttttttctcagaaGAACTGAATCAAAGAAAccacaaaagaacaaaaattaaaacagaaaGGCCTTCATCACATTCATTTACTCTTGCGTAatccatataaaatttatacaaacctattttatccaaatataaatcaaCTGAAAGCTGCACTTAATTTCTAACATCAACACAGATGTTgtcaatttcatttgattctCCAAACTTGTTGCTAAACAAATAACATTATTGGGCAAATAAACATGAGTAATGGAAGACTATGACACCACAAATACAAAGGTTtttgaacaaataaatgaatccaAACCTTCTTTTGCAGAAGTTTTTTCCAGTCGAAGTCAATTTTCTCATGTACCTCCCATCCATAACTCCTTGCATCCTAAAACACAAGCAGCAGAATCATCAAATCACTTTAAAATCAACATAtaaaaggggggaaaaaaagaatttcttaaaacataatacaaaaatttagcaactaccaaaaaccaaaatttgatgacCCAATTGAATGCATAAGTAAATTTCATATCCATttcatgaaaatattaaataaactcTCCTATTATGTGATTATCCAGtgttaaaacataaatatatatcttaaAACATATCTTTAGGCGCAGATGATCACATCTACTAAAGGTCCATATAAAGATGAATCTTTTTCCACTGGAGAgcccaaaaataaaacaaaaaagcagGATGGTGAAAGACTTTTAGTTGCTGCTATCAAGAAAGAACTTCAGTTTCAGCTATGCAATCCCTAAAACCCCAGCAAAGTTTACCATCTAATCCTTATGTGAAATACAATCTCATCTCACCTCAAGTTCACCTCCAAATGATGCTCCATAGACCAATATCTTTTTGGGTACACAACCACGAATGACACAGCTGAAAAATAAGAAGTTGAGAGATATCATGATCATTAGCACTTTACTTCTAtaggttaattaattttcagtcACTATTATTACCCGTTAATACTCAACAAACAATCAATCACATTTCAAACATCTAATAGATAAACATTGCTTTTGAGCAACAAGTCAAACAAATCATTATTCACCTAAAGACAGCAGCACCATATCTAAAAGAATTAtatccacaaataaattttcctaatttaacaCAATTAAGCTTCTTCACTGCTAACAACAGAGACCAGCAAGCAGCCCTAAATAAAAGACCCCACATGATATTCtcccattattattattattattttttgggggGGTTCCATACTCAATTGAACGAAACATTTATATTGACTAATGCTCACGTTCATGCCAGGAACCACATCTCGTTAATGTTTGAAAACATCTAGCTCATTCATAACTTACCACAACTCTAGTTACTTTCAGAAATTACAAGTAATATTTGTTCATATATTGTCATTACACGGGACAGTCAAAGTTACTGATGCTCAATCTCTTTACCCATTTCATTTTGCAGGTCATTCTatgaaaaactgaaaaaaaaaaaaaaaaaaatgattcagAGTCAATAGCAACatacattaatttatctagCTATAAAATTTCAACTGCATCTCATTGTCAACCTCATCTTAGAATTTTTCTCCCCCCAAACATgtaactcatttttttttttatcagcATCCCATCGCAGtcaaaatgaatataaaaatcaGTACCTGCACCCACTATTTACCACTTGAAAGGTGTCTctcaattaattcaattaaagtGCACCAAATCACTTTCTTTTGGGTGAAGGAGGGAGCCACCTAATTCTTGGTTCAGCATTTACTAATACAACATGAAAAGGCTAATGGTCACAAGATGATGACACCAAAAGAACACCTAAAATTCGTCACTAAGACACTTGCTAAATCTCTCAATGTACCATGAGGGAGAACAATCAGAAATTTCCTCCAAAAACAAGTATAGATAGAAACTGtcctttttatatttgatcagACTGAAAGTGATCATACACGACCCCCAAAGCCTCTCAATCCATGAGACAACAATCAGAAATTACATTTGCAACAAGTAAAAACAGAAACTCCCATTTTCCAACTTGATTAGACTTATGCTAAAGATCACAAGCCTGAGCAAGAGCCCCTTTATTTAGCACATAGTCCAGCTCTACGATTTAGAttgtactttattaaaaagCCCCACTTCCTATTATGAGGCGTCCAACTACATAAAAGACCCACGGTGATTTGAAGTAAATGATAAGGATTTCTGACAACCAGTACAACATGATCTTGTTCATTGCTTTAGCATCCAACTAAGACGTAATGAGATATTTCGAAATGTCCGATAATCTAATTCATCGCTAACAGAAGGTTGGCCatcttgattttaaaaattactgcAAAGAGCATCTGAGTGGTTTATCATCCAACTAATGGTAAAAACTATATTGCAGATTATACCATATCCCACTAGCTCATCAGTTACCGAGAGAACTTCAGCCATATTGTTAAGTAGGTACCGCAAAGTataaatggaaataaattaagtaaagaaatataaaatgaaaacatagAAATTGAGATGTGATTTGAAGAACAAATATTATGATGGCAAGTGAGCTACTGAAAAGGACAGTAAAGCAATAGTCTATCAACTTACGTTCCACCAACTCCCCCAATTACTTCAGAGCTGATTGGATGAAAAGGAAGCTCGCATATCCCAACCTTGaaagatgaaattcaaaaaaggTCAGCCAATAATTAACCATAATgaactttatttaaataatactaaGAATTATGACGAATCAAAAGACCAAATGGGGACATGCACAATCCATTTCATAATGAAACTATcagttcaaaataatttagtgCATTACTATTATGAATGCAAGTGTATACATACAAGAAATCAAGTCAATGAGAAGGGAAAAAGCATTTCCAAGAAGGTAAAGTAGAGTTGATCTTCCAGAGACCAACTGAAATCGAATTTGGCAAAACAAATCATTTGAAATCAGCTTTACCAATGGAATAAAGTAAGACATTGCAATAACTGGAccgagggaaaaaaaaaaaaagttttccTTAAGTTGAGTGCAACAAAACTCGCCAATCTGATTCTCTTCTTCTGACGAGTAAACATAACTTAGACCACAACTAGGTGGAATCTACTCAAATTGTAACGTAACGTTGTAACTCTTACCATATATCagcataatttaaattctcaTATATGCAGGAATCTAGACATTCTTCATAATACTAATTGAAGAGATttctaaaacaaaacaaatagcACAAGTGTGTCTTCTTTTCTATCCATGTCCAcaaataacaacaaatattTACTTTCACTGATTTAAATCTCATAACAACATATACCTTGGCTCCAAAATTAGCTGAAAATCGAGCAGCACGAACACCACCACTTCCAGCTCCAATAACAAACAAGTCGAAGTCAAAATGAGTTTGTTCTTCTTGATTGGGCTGGCTCAGCTCGCCATCGTTAAGCATCTTCCTTGCCATCGCTCTTTAATCAATTCAACTGAAGCcacacaaacaaacaaattacaacctaaataaaactatcaataaacaaaaagaggaaaaaaaaaagagcagcTAAGGGTAACATTGTGTCTGGATAAtcagaaaatgaaaatcactTCATTATCATTAAACcgaacaaattaaaaaaaaaaaaaaaccccacatatttttaaaatctgttTGGTTTAACGAGAAAGCGGAAGAAAACGatagaaagagaaataaaacGTTAATGTTGATTTCGTTGCCTGTGATTGAATAATAGTAGTCTAAATTAGCCTCAGTGAAGTGGACGAAAGCCGAAGTTTATGATCTTAATGATTAATTcggttaatttattaataattttcctacGGTTTTTCTCGggaaacaaacagaaaaaataagGAAGAGATCGTACCTAAGAGATGAGTTAAggaattgaaagaaaaagcagAGGCTGCTGCAGCAATGACAAATGACTATGCTGTCgtaattgattaaataaaaacgaacgaaaataatttatttatgaatgGAAAAACAAGAATGCGATCGCCGAAGAGCCACGAAAGtggattataaaattactaataatgatataataatattaataattgtaataaatttagattcccgacttaattaatattttaaatagatttgtaatttttgttatggTAATGAGAGACTAGATAGAGTGAGCAAATCGAAGAAGGAAGTGATTCAAAATGAGTAAATTTACGGATATAGCCAAAAAACTTGtctaatttacaataatagcCCAATCAATTTCCCTGTTTTTGGAGGTTATTGCCGGGTGTATTTCAGTTTCTACTTTGTCGGTTTCATgggttaatattatttgttctgaatgtgttttatataataaaatgttgatttGTTTGCGTATATGTGGGCACGCgtttgtattaaaatatatatatatatatatatatatatatatatatgggaaATAATCACCGCaccatttcttttttgccTTATTTTCATCcaaccattaaaaaattctaacatgcTCTCTGcatcacctttttttttaatttgtatcaattagtCACTTTTTAACTAacaccgttaaataatttaaataaaatgataattttacccctaaataaattaaaaaattattttattttacaaaaactttgaaaaataagaaaattataattataaaaatactcctaaatttaataaaaaaaataaatctaaaaattagaatttttatttttaataaaaatctaaataaaaattataattataaaaataattacaaaattttgggatttaataaaaatcccctgaattattaaaattttgagatttgttttttaataaataaattcagttattttaataaaaatttacaaaattataatttttaataaataaattcagtcatttttattaaaaatttgaaaattaaaattttttaataaaaataattattaaaattttacaaaatctaaattaaataaaaattgtcatttaatttatttaggtgtaaaattatcatttcatttaaattatttaacggtgttagttaaaaagtggctagttgatacaaattcaaaacaaaaggTGGTGCAGATaacatgttagaattttttagtAGTTCGATGAACATAAGGCAAAAAAGAGGTGGTGcagtgataatttccctatatatatatatatatatgtatgtatgtatcttGGTAAATAAAACACTTTGTCggaataaacaaaacaaaacctatcaaaaattaatttgttatggTATTTAAGGTTGATTCACGATTTTATAGATGAAACTCAAAAATTTAGGTGAGGTCGGGAAACTAAAAGCAACCATCTATCATCgataaaattttaggtttCGCCTATGCATATTAAGTAATTCTCTAATTAGATTTtagtattattgttattatattagACTTcgtaaaatcaatttttgtaaaaatttatttttgaggaTTATGGGGACTGGGGAGGGTAGGGCATTTTATGTTTAGAAAATTGTCATGGTTGAAGTGTTTGTGCATATAAGGGTGTATCATGTAATTTGTATGATTTTGCTACTCATTGCAAGGTATTCAAGTAAGACAAGCTTCTGCCACTCAGTCTTTAGCTGAATGTGAGAGCATACGGTTCAAGTCCTTAGGTAACATTCTCCCTCAATTAATCATGATTGAATGAAAGTCAGCTGCAGTCTTTCTCTCTTGCGAAATGCAAGTGTAGCATACAACCCTTGGATAACGTATGTAAATTGTAGTCCAATAAGTAATTGTTTGTTGAAATAACAGTAGCAGTTATACTATACATAATTGTTTGCTAAAATAgcaattgtaaatatctgaTGTAATATTAGTTGTTTGATTGTATtattagtataaaaaaaaaaaaagataaacttCCAACTGCAACATCGTTCCATAAATATCATTCACGAAGATCTCATAGATGATAATCAAGGGCAAGCTCAGGAATTTTTTGTATACTTGGgctgaattaatttttttttaagaatgaaatttattttaaagacaaacaaaccttaaaaaaaatattgtttataCATAAGTCAAAAAAGTAATTCAAATGCAATTAGAAACTATCGAATTTGTGCCTTACGATGCTACAAAGCCGTAGGTTTCCTATCTTCACGAGTTCATAATTTATGAAGAGAGAGaacataaaaattctaaaataaaatggaatgTGGAAGAAGGAATTGAGGAAAATGATGATAGGAGctgtttaaaaattaaaacaatgatGAAGTGGTAGTTTTGGAAACTGCAGTGggaatttagtaaaattataacaGCAGCAGATATGTATATACTGTGGATGTAATGTTGCAAAATTGAAACACTGGCAGTTTTGTAAATAAAACGAAATTTTTCCCCAAAATTTGGCTGGATAAAGCCATCTTTCGCCTATAAAGAGCTTCGCCGATCGCCACCAATGACATCGCCTATAAAAGAACTTCGCCGAAGCCACTAATGACAATGACAACACTCGTAGGATGTTTTTGGAAGTTAGAATTGaattgcattaatttttaagattagATTAGGTTAGATTGGATTATATatgtaatattatcttttatttgatataatattGGACAGGCTtatactaatttaatttaataaagttaaataactatttaagtaatgtaatatttttaaattatattgataattattgactttaatatttaatattcaatGCTACTCTAAAGAGacagttaattattttttatgtttaatattcaatactactttaaataaattaatgaataaattttgatattctatataaaataaaattacatgttaaaattttatgaaattaatttctatgtttaatttttattaaaatattaggttaaatgaaaaataaaagagtgatAAAGAGGATACAaattcttcatttaattttatcccaCCTAAACCCATACAAATTTGAGGACAAATAATCCCAATTGTTTTGGgctaaattttagtttatccTATTAGTTCACGacaaccaaacatacattgGGATTAgactattttattaatctcAAAATCTAATCCAATCCCACAATTTAACCAAGCTCCTAAACATAACCCTAAGGACTAGAGGCGGATCCACTTCAAGCATTGGGGGgcttgaagaaaataattttgaaaaattttaaaaaaatatttgagttaccaattagctttctttaaatttattaaagtagtccagttaaatttacaaaaatagtcTCATAAtctcataaactaaaatatttaaactttaacttTGAGAATTATACAAACTaatactttaattaaaaataaaataaaagcctGCAATAGCTATACAGGTGGTTTggctattatttaatttagcttccttgaaatatattataataaccTCTATAAACTCATTAacacataaaattttagttttcaaaTGTTATCACTATATAATTTAGGATTTAGCTACtgataaatcataattttgaaTCCGTCGTGGTAAAGACAATACTTGCAATCTTGTATAGAAACCTATAATGATCATTTCCAAGATAACAAGGATCCAATCGGCAATAACTATGAGGATAAAAATCCTACAAAATCATATTGTTCGGTAAACATTTGTTACTTTGATTACGAAggaaagttaattttatttcacacttgtataatgaaaaacctaaaatatcattattacttctgtgaaaattataattcaaaagttatatttactatacattactaatttttattttacaactaaaatttctattttaatttttttttttacaaaaacttATTACCAACCAATGGCTTACTCTATacttttagtaatttaaataaatccagtaaattaataaaagagatCCATCAAATATGAAAGCACACTTTGGTCTTTGGAGCTGAAGAaccatttttttctaaaatattttttattattatttatttttataaaaataaggagTGAGTAaagatcaaattaattttttttttaaacaaataagtaaatatggCCAATCCGTAAATTTACGATCAAAATGGGGATGAGATGGGAAAGCAAATTTTGGAATCTGGACCAACGGATTTGAAATGTTTGAACATTGAATGAATGGGGTGTCTATTTCTGACTCTGACACATCCACAATCAGGTCAAggtctttaaaattataactgtaatttaattattattttttttctaaaaacgtgtagaaaaatatta from Citrus sinensis cultivar Valencia sweet orange chromosome 9, DVS_A1.0, whole genome shotgun sequence carries:
- the LOC102614323 gene encoding glutathione reductase, cytosolic; this encodes MARKMLNDGELSQPNQEEQTHFDFDLFVIGAGSGGVRAARFSANFGAKVGICELPFHPISSEVIGGVGGTCVIRGCVPKKILVYGASFGGELEDARSYGWEVHEKIDFDWKKLLQKKTDEILRLNGIYKRLLSNAGVKLYEGEGKIVGPNEVEVTQLDGTKLSYSAKHILIATGSRAQRAPIPGQELAITSDEALSLEELPKRAVVLGGGYIAVEFASIWRGMGSTVDLLFRKELPLRGFDDEMRAVVARNLEGRGINLHPRTTIKELIKSEESIKVITDHGEEIVADVVLFATGRAPNTKRLNLKAVGVEVDQTGAVKVDENSRTNVPSIWAVGDVTNRMNLTPVALMEGTCFAKTVFGGQPCKPDYRDVPCAVFCIPPLSVVGLSEEQAIEQGKGDILVFTSSFNPMRNTISGRQEKTVMKLVVDAETDKVLGASMCGPEAPEILQGIAVALKCGATKAQFDSTVGIHPSSAEEFVTMRSVTRRVAAASSNPKTNL